In Temnothorax longispinosus isolate EJ_2023e chromosome 10, Tlon_JGU_v1, whole genome shotgun sequence, a single window of DNA contains:
- the LOC139819976 gene encoding uncharacterized protein, which translates to MSDCDRPSCSRVPRGDVLPRVVKLRHVRRSLNFGQSILELGAVERRRPARNGVLVIDENVARIPCTEKGDYVRKWLETHENGERNDPSQLSPVLGTAASATTTASRRSPILSKGRKRPRGKIGVNRNATARRQPGNADRQEVAEHSANCTKPRCGCKKSARCGECTSQGQHTPPGAEKTADESSPVLGTTSHRVFKKRKKKLQYEPENGVSPRCSKSHDNCKITGINVKSTTEPDGKRDNLSAVQDKLGKNLDAKALVFSTEVRESPEKYQGCIETFSSPIQERLSFADSSSSNKTDRGNTKIETGTSNGSEDEECDELTSVSSNSDKLSNFIEETDTQADKNLIPSGQPFTSLQLINDDSNETYCSEAEMMRDRSTHLSAMISEVTSVNKTTQKTASKSATQQTDAIISTITTPSKKSPDKSMHARLLDSGKKRRKPKKGSMVARLQSLINAQVSDIRIWRHRMNKELDATSARYISVLVRDSTKQFGNQFLEGVLIEDRYNLLQTDTEVEQPEEEDNATQVRPKRALYGNITIMLVCDIIGRLKMISRVVINVYPPWNILDKDDLTLEVMYIGISDNREIPDVENAGKSRERKKRILKEFNCPCIEEQRELPFCAMKSGSDKPDVMRQIFNF; encoded by the exons ATGTCCGATTGCGACAGACCGAGCTGCAGTCGAGTTCCTCGCGGGGATGTATTACCGCGCGTCGTCAAACTGCGGCACGTAAGAAGATCCTTGAATTTCGGCCAGTCGATCCTCGAGCTCGGCGCCGTCGAGCGGCGGCGCCCGGCGCGGAACGGCGTCCTCGTGATCGACGAGAATGTCGCTCGCATACCGTGCACCGAGAAGGGGGATTACGTGCGCAAGTGGCTCGAGACTCACGAGAACGGCGAGCGCAATGATCCGTCCCAGTTGTCCCCCGTTCTGGGGACTGCTGCGTCGGCGACCACCACGGCCTCCCGGAGATCGCCGATACTCAGCAAAGGTAGGAAGCGACCTAGGGGAAAGATCGGTGTAAATAGAAACGCCACGGCGAGAAGGCAGCCGGGCAATGCGGACCGCCAGGAAGTCGCGGAGCACTCTGCGAACTGTACGAAGCCACGTTGCGGATGTAAGAAAAGCGCGAGGTGTGGGGAATGTACCAGCCAGGGACAGCACACCCCACCTGGTGCAGAGAAGACCGCTGACGAGTCGTCTCCTGTCCTCGGCACCACGTCGCATCGCGTTttcaagaaaaggaaaaaaaaattgcagtaTGAACCAGAGAACGGTGTTTCTCCCAGATGTTCAAAGTCACACGACAACTGTAAAATCACaggtataaatgtaaaatcaaCGACGGAACCTGACGGTAAGCGGGACAATCTGTCTGCGGTTCAAGATAAGTTGGGGAAAAATTTGGACGCCAAAGCATTGGTCTTCTCGACCGAGGTAAGGGAAAGTCCAGAGAAATATCAGGGATGTATAGAGACATTTTCATCACCGATACAGGAGAGATTGAGTTTCGCTGACAGTTCAAGTAGTAATAAAACTGATAGAGGTAATACAAAGATAGAAACAGGTACGAGCAACGGCAGCGAGGATGAAGAATGTGATGAACTTACGAGCGTGTCCAGCAATAGCGACAAATTGAGTAACTTCATAGAGGAAACCGATACGCAGGcggataaaaatttgatcCCTTCAGGACAGCCGTTCACATCCTTGCAGTTGATTAACGACGACTCGAATGAAACTTATTGCTCGGAGGCAGAAATGATGCGGGATCGAAGTACACATCTGTCCGCGATGATCTCCGAGGTGACGTCTGTGAATAAAACCACGCAGAAGACGGCCAGCAAGTCGGCGACCCAACAAACCGATGCCATTATCAGCACGATAACAACCCCGTCGAAAAAGTCTCCGGATAAGAGTATGCACGCGCGTCTCTTGGACTCCGGGAAGAAACGCCGCAAGCCCAAAAA AGGAAGCATGGTCGCGAGACTGCAGTCACTGATCAACGCGCAGGTATCCGACATTCGTATATGGCGTCATCGAATGAACAAGGAACTCGACGCTACGTCAGCGCGGTACATCAGCGTACTCGTGCGCGATTCTACAAAGCAGTTCGGCAACCAGTTTCTGGAAGGCGTCTTGATCGAGGATCGCTACAATCTCCTGCAGACCGACACAGAGGTCGAACAGCCGGAAGAAGAGGATAATGCGACTCAAGTCCGACCGAAGAGAGCCTTGTACGGGAATATAACGATAATGCTAGTCTGTGATATAATTGGTAGATTGAAAATGATATCGCGAGTTGTGATAAACGTTTATCCACCATGGAACATCTTGGACAAGGACGATCTTACCTTAGAAGTGATGTACATAGGTATAAGTGACAATCGCGAAATACCCGATGTTGAGAACGCTGGGAAATCGCGTGAGCGCAAAAAACGAATTCTCAAAGAGTTCAACTGTCCCTGTATAGAAGAACAGAGAGAATTGCCGTTCTGCGCGATGAAGTCTGGCAGTGATAAACCCGACGTGATgcgacaaatatttaatttctaa